Proteins co-encoded in one Kocuria flava genomic window:
- a CDS encoding sensor histidine kinase, producing the protein MDTAGRGVRGLRARALPLRSRLVLLLLALLTVVCLAVGLLGQAALDVFLTRQLDEDLDQQVRRTLRAGVQGPDDPAERPDDGPQDRPEGRVAWAGNVSARLVDGHVVEADVIAGNGAHEALPEEDLGRIEALAHRLGDDAGGTRGTELGPVDAQLSTGGYRVQAVDDPWELGSVLVGLPTEEKQDTLNSFRLASAGISVLAIGGTGLMGLVLVRRTLQPLEELADVATRVSELDLDRGEIVLPVDAVRTSEDPGTEIGRLGHAFGLMLGNVAHALTARQRSETRVRRFVADASHELRTPLASVRGYAELIRLTEPMSPQGRTSLSRVESEAARMTALVEDLLLLARLDEGRPVVAVDVDLLELVVETVSDARVTARGHDWRMRLPDEPVLVRGDPAQLRQVLINLLANAHQHTPEGTTVTAGLAAEDGWAALEVADDGPGIDPQFLDHIFSRFAREDDARAGTTGGSGLGLSIVEAIVAAHHGTVTVDSAPGSTCFTVRLPAASG; encoded by the coding sequence GTGGACACGGCGGGCCGGGGCGTGCGCGGGCTGCGCGCGCGGGCGCTGCCGCTGCGCAGCCGGCTGGTGCTGCTGCTGCTGGCGCTGCTGACCGTGGTCTGCCTCGCGGTCGGGCTGCTGGGGCAGGCGGCGCTGGACGTCTTCCTGACCCGGCAGCTCGACGAGGACCTCGACCAGCAGGTCCGCCGCACCCTGCGCGCCGGGGTGCAGGGGCCGGACGACCCCGCGGAGCGCCCCGACGACGGCCCGCAGGACCGTCCCGAGGGCCGGGTCGCGTGGGCGGGCAACGTCAGCGCGCGCCTGGTCGACGGCCACGTGGTGGAGGCCGACGTGATCGCCGGCAACGGCGCCCACGAGGCCCTGCCCGAGGAGGACCTCGGGCGGATCGAGGCGCTGGCCCACCGGCTGGGGGACGACGCGGGCGGGACCCGCGGGACGGAGCTGGGGCCGGTCGACGCGCAGCTGTCCACCGGCGGGTACCGGGTGCAGGCCGTGGACGACCCGTGGGAGCTGGGCTCCGTGCTCGTGGGCCTGCCCACGGAGGAGAAGCAGGACACGCTGAACTCGTTCCGCCTCGCGAGCGCGGGGATCTCCGTGCTGGCCATCGGCGGGACCGGCCTGATGGGGCTGGTGCTGGTGCGCCGGACGCTGCAGCCGCTCGAGGAGCTCGCCGACGTCGCGACCCGCGTCTCCGAGCTGGACCTGGACCGCGGGGAGATCGTGCTGCCGGTCGACGCGGTGCGCACCTCCGAGGACCCGGGCACGGAGATCGGCCGCCTCGGCCACGCCTTCGGGCTGATGCTGGGCAACGTCGCCCACGCCCTCACGGCCCGCCAGCGCAGCGAGACGCGGGTGCGCCGCTTCGTCGCCGACGCCAGCCACGAGCTGCGCACGCCACTGGCGAGCGTGCGCGGCTACGCGGAGCTGATCCGGCTGACCGAGCCGATGAGCCCGCAGGGCCGCACCTCCCTGTCCCGGGTCGAGTCCGAGGCGGCGCGGATGACGGCGCTCGTGGAGGACCTGCTGCTGCTGGCGCGCCTGGACGAGGGCCGCCCGGTGGTGGCCGTGGACGTGGACCTGCTGGAGCTGGTCGTGGAGACGGTCAGCGACGCCCGGGTCACGGCGCGCGGCCACGACTGGCGGATGCGCCTGCCCGACGAGCCGGTGCTGGTGCGCGGGGACCCCGCGCAGCTGCGCCAGGTGCTGATCAACCTGCTCGCCAACGCCCACCAGCACACCCCGGAGGGGACCACGGTCACCGCCGGGCTGGCGGCCGAGGACGGCTGGGCAGCGCTCGAGGTCGCCGACGACGGGCCCGGGATCGACCCGCAGTTCCTGGACCACATCTTCTCCCGCTTCGCCCGGGAGGACGACGCCCGCGCCGGCACGACCGGCGGGTCCGGCCTGGGGCTGTCGATCGTCGAGGCCATCGTCGCCGCCCACCACGGGACGGTGACGGTCGACAGCGCCCCCGGGTCGACCTGCTTCACCGTCCGCCTGCCCGCGGCCTCCGGCTGA
- a CDS encoding response regulator transcription factor has translation MSGAEQRPVALDLPRLTHPDGTPVRVLVVDDEPLLAQMVGMGLGMLGWSVRTAHDGETAVAEAREFRPDVLVLDVMLPGCSGVEVLERVHAFDPEVPALFLTAKDSAEDRIMGLVAGGDDYVTKPFNMEELMLRLHRLVHRSGAARADHAELVVGDLVLNRDTREVTRAGRAVELTATQFELLRYLMENPRRVLSKPQILERVWGYDFGGQTNIVELYISYLRKRVDAGHEPMIHTVRGAGYVLRPAAGA, from the coding sequence GTGAGCGGGGCGGAGCAGCGGCCGGTGGCGCTGGACCTGCCGCGGCTGACCCACCCGGACGGCACGCCCGTGCGGGTGCTGGTGGTGGACGACGAGCCGCTGCTGGCCCAGATGGTGGGCATGGGCCTGGGCATGCTGGGCTGGTCGGTGCGCACGGCCCACGACGGCGAGACGGCCGTCGCCGAGGCCCGCGAGTTCCGCCCGGACGTGCTCGTGCTGGACGTCATGCTGCCGGGGTGCTCGGGCGTGGAGGTCCTGGAGCGGGTCCACGCCTTCGACCCGGAGGTCCCCGCCCTGTTCCTCACCGCCAAGGACAGCGCCGAGGACCGGATCATGGGCCTGGTCGCCGGCGGGGACGACTACGTCACCAAGCCGTTCAACATGGAGGAGCTGATGCTGCGGCTGCACCGGCTCGTGCACCGCTCCGGCGCGGCCCGGGCCGACCACGCCGAGCTCGTGGTCGGGGACCTCGTGCTCAACCGCGACACCCGGGAGGTCACCCGGGCGGGGCGTGCGGTGGAGCTGACGGCCACCCAGTTCGAGCTGCTGCGCTACCTGATGGAGAACCCCCGCCGGGTGCTGAGCAAGCCGCAGATCCTGGAGCGGGTGTGGGGCTACGACTTCGGCGGGCAGACGAACATCGTGGAGCTCTACATCTCCTACCTGCGCAAGCGCGTCGACGCCGGCCACGAGCCCATGATCCACACGGTGCGCGGGGCGGGCTACGTGCTGCGCCCGGCCGCGGGCGCCTGA
- a CDS encoding heparan-alpha-glucosaminide N-acetyltransferase domain-containing protein, translated as MSSIEDHRTGAPAADGTAGRSGRRLVGVDAARGLALVGLIAVHILPAWDPADDGATLQWTLFSGQSAALFALLAGVGLAFTTGGRTPHRGRRLAADRAGIVVRALLVAVTGLLINGLMPEDPPAYGILLYYGMFFLLALPFLHLGARALLGWAAGTAVAGPVALHVLGPLLPAPDTVSPTLVDVLTAPGTVLAQVLLTGTYPALVYLAYLLAGLGLGRLNLSALRVQTGMLLGGAALAVTAWCTYWVAVIAGGGYDRILAATPWLDAWQLDEIIVWGPGDTLPTTTWWWLLIPGPHANTPVSVLQDLGIAVAALGGMLLVARRAGAWLAPLAAMGAMTLTLYSAHLLALIPELHVDRPEAWFTAHVVLAALFALAWGNAFGRGPLERVVARGAGAARGAWLRRGTGAAG; from the coding sequence ATGAGCAGCATCGAGGACCACCGGACGGGGGCGCCGGCCGCGGACGGGACCGCCGGCCGGTCCGGGCGCCGGCTGGTGGGCGTCGACGCCGCCCGGGGGCTCGCCCTGGTCGGGCTGATCGCCGTGCACATCCTGCCCGCCTGGGACCCCGCCGACGACGGGGCCACCCTGCAGTGGACGCTGTTCTCCGGCCAGTCCGCGGCACTGTTCGCGCTGCTGGCCGGGGTGGGCCTGGCCTTCACCACCGGGGGCCGCACCCCGCACCGGGGCCGGCGGCTGGCGGCCGACCGGGCCGGGATCGTCGTGCGCGCCCTGCTCGTGGCCGTCACCGGGCTGCTGATCAACGGGCTGATGCCCGAGGACCCGCCCGCCTACGGGATCCTGCTCTACTACGGCATGTTCTTCCTGCTCGCCCTGCCGTTCCTGCACCTGGGCGCCCGGGCGCTGCTGGGCTGGGCCGCCGGGACCGCCGTGGCCGGCCCCGTGGCGCTGCACGTGCTCGGGCCGCTGCTGCCCGCCCCCGACACGGTCAGCCCGACCCTCGTCGACGTCCTCACCGCCCCGGGCACCGTCCTCGCCCAGGTCCTGCTCACCGGCACCTACCCCGCCCTCGTCTACCTCGCCTACCTGCTGGCCGGGCTCGGCCTGGGCCGCCTGAACCTCTCCGCCCTGCGCGTGCAGACCGGGATGCTCCTGGGCGGGGCCGCGCTCGCGGTCACCGCCTGGTGCACCTACTGGGTGGCCGTGATCGCCGGCGGCGGCTACGACCGGATCCTGGCCGCCACCCCGTGGCTCGACGCGTGGCAGCTCGACGAGATCATCGTGTGGGGCCCCGGGGACACCCTGCCCACGACGACGTGGTGGTGGCTGCTGATCCCCGGCCCGCACGCCAACACGCCGGTGTCGGTCCTGCAGGACCTCGGCATCGCGGTCGCCGCGCTCGGCGGCATGCTCCTGGTGGCCCGGCGGGCCGGGGCCTGGCTGGCGCCGCTGGCCGCGATGGGCGCCATGACCCTGACCCTCTACAGCGCCCACCTGCTCGCGCTGATCCCCGAGCTGCACGTCGACCGGCCCGAGGCGTGGTTCACGGCCCACGTGGTGCTCGCCGCCCTGTTCGCCCTCGCCTGGGGCAACGCGTTCGGCCGCGGGCCCCTCGAGCGGGTGGTCGCCCGGGGCGCCGGCGCGGCCCGCGGGGCGTGGCTGCGCCGCGGGACCGGCGCGGCCGGCTGA
- the glyA gene encoding serine hydroxymethyltransferase produces MSTSASVTNQPLAEVDPEIAAAIADELGRQRSTLEMIASENFAPRAVLEAQGSVLTNKYAEGYPGRRYYGGCEHVDVVENLARDRATALFGAEHANVQPHSGAQANTAVMQALMNPGDKLMGLSLAHGGHLTHGMRLNVSGKLYEIAAYEVDPESYVLDMDKVREQALAERPDVIVAGWSAYPRQLDFAAFRSIADEVGAKLWVDMAHFAGLVAAGLHPNPVPHAHVVTSTVHKTLAGPRSGVILTTGELKKKIDSAVFPGQQGGPLMHAIAGKAVAFRIAATEEFRERQERTLEGARLLAERLAAPDVAEAGVSVLTGGTDVHLVLVDLRDSELDGKQAEDLLHRAGITVNRNAVPWDPRPPMVTSGLRIGTPALATRGFGTAEFTEVADVIAAALKPGADVEALRARVDALAADLPLYEGLEQW; encoded by the coding sequence ATGTCCACGAGCGCGTCCGTCACCAACCAGCCCCTCGCCGAGGTCGACCCGGAGATCGCGGCGGCCATCGCCGACGAGCTCGGCCGCCAGCGGTCCACCCTCGAGATGATCGCCTCGGAGAACTTCGCGCCGCGGGCCGTGCTCGAGGCGCAGGGCTCGGTGCTGACCAACAAGTACGCCGAGGGCTACCCCGGCCGCCGCTACTACGGCGGGTGCGAGCACGTCGACGTCGTCGAGAACCTCGCCCGCGACCGGGCCACCGCCCTGTTCGGCGCCGAGCACGCCAACGTCCAGCCGCACTCCGGCGCCCAGGCCAACACCGCCGTCATGCAGGCGCTGATGAACCCCGGCGACAAGCTCATGGGGCTGTCCCTGGCCCACGGCGGGCACCTCACCCACGGGATGCGGCTCAACGTCTCCGGCAAGCTCTACGAGATCGCCGCCTACGAGGTCGACCCCGAGAGCTACGTGCTGGACATGGACAAGGTCCGCGAGCAGGCCCTCGCCGAGCGCCCCGACGTCATCGTCGCCGGCTGGTCCGCCTACCCCCGGCAGCTGGACTTCGCGGCCTTCCGCTCCATCGCCGACGAGGTCGGGGCCAAGCTGTGGGTGGACATGGCCCACTTCGCCGGTCTCGTGGCCGCCGGGCTGCACCCGAACCCGGTCCCGCACGCCCACGTCGTGACCTCGACCGTGCACAAGACCCTCGCCGGCCCCCGATCCGGGGTCATCCTCACCACCGGGGAGCTGAAGAAGAAGATCGACTCCGCGGTCTTCCCCGGCCAGCAGGGCGGGCCGCTGATGCACGCCATCGCCGGCAAGGCCGTGGCCTTCCGGATCGCGGCCACCGAGGAGTTCCGCGAGCGCCAGGAGCGCACCCTCGAGGGCGCCCGCCTGCTCGCCGAGCGCCTCGCCGCCCCGGACGTCGCCGAGGCCGGGGTCTCCGTGCTCACCGGCGGCACCGACGTGCACCTGGTCCTCGTGGACCTGCGCGACTCCGAGCTGGACGGCAAGCAGGCCGAGGACCTGCTGCACCGCGCCGGGATCACCGTCAACCGCAACGCCGTCCCGTGGGACCCGCGCCCGCCGATGGTCACCTCCGGGCTGCGCATCGGCACCCCGGCCCTGGCCACCCGCGGCTTCGGCACCGCGGAGTTCACCGAGGTCGCCGACGTCATCGCCGCGGCCCTGAAGCCCGGCGCCGACGTCGAGGCGCTGCGCGCCCGCGTCGACGCGCTCGCCGCGGACCTGCCGCTCTACGAGGGGCTGGAGCAGTGGTGA
- a CDS encoding bifunctional methylenetetrahydrofolate dehydrogenase/methenyltetrahydrofolate cyclohydrolase, with protein sequence MAQILDGRATAAAIKDELAQRVAVLAERGVVPGLGTVLVGEDPASHSYVGGKHKDCAEVGIASIRRELPADVSQEELERTLDELNADPACTGYIVQLPLPPQIDTNAVLERIDPDKDADGLHPTNLGRLVLNVAEPMRSPLPCTPNGVVELLRRHDVELAGKHVLVVGRGVTVGRPIGLLLTRKEINATVTLAHTGTRDLETLLGQADVVVAAAGRPHMIGPEHLKDGVVLLDVGVSRVEDPETGRRKLAGDVHPDAAARASWISPNPGGVGPMTRAMLLLNVVESAEREAGLR encoded by the coding sequence GTGGCGCAGATCCTCGACGGGCGGGCCACCGCCGCCGCCATCAAGGACGAGCTCGCCCAGCGGGTGGCCGTGCTCGCCGAGCGGGGCGTGGTCCCCGGCCTCGGCACGGTCCTCGTGGGCGAGGACCCGGCCTCCCACTCCTATGTCGGCGGCAAGCACAAGGACTGCGCGGAGGTCGGCATCGCCTCGATCCGCCGCGAGCTGCCGGCCGACGTCTCCCAGGAGGAGCTCGAGCGCACCCTCGACGAGCTCAACGCCGACCCCGCCTGCACCGGCTACATCGTCCAGCTGCCGCTGCCCCCGCAGATCGACACCAACGCCGTGCTCGAGCGGATCGACCCGGACAAGGACGCCGACGGGCTGCACCCGACCAACCTGGGACGGCTCGTGCTCAACGTCGCCGAGCCGATGCGCTCCCCGCTGCCGTGCACGCCCAACGGCGTGGTCGAGCTGCTGCGCCGCCACGACGTGGAGCTGGCCGGCAAGCACGTGCTCGTCGTGGGTCGCGGCGTGACGGTCGGACGGCCCATCGGGCTGCTGCTGACCCGCAAGGAGATCAACGCCACGGTCACCCTCGCCCACACCGGCACCCGGGACCTGGAGACGCTGCTGGGCCAGGCCGACGTCGTCGTCGCCGCCGCGGGCCGCCCGCACATGATCGGCCCCGAGCACCTCAAGGACGGCGTCGTGCTCCTCGACGTCGGGGTCTCCCGGGTCGAGGACCCGGAGACCGGCCGGCGGAAGCTGGCCGGGGACGTGCACCCGGACGCCGCCGCCCGGGCCTCGTGGATCTCTCCGAACCCCGGCGGGGTCGGGCCCATGACCCGGGCCATGCTGCTGCTCAACGTCGTCGAGTCCGCCGAGCGGGAGGCCGGGCTGCGCTGA
- a CDS encoding exodeoxyribonuclease III has product MTRPENCLRVATVNVNGIRAAYKRGMADWLAQRDVDILCLQEVRAPDGIVRGLLDEQVWDVHHAEAEDKGRAGVATATRRDARGGALVPTARRGSIGVEHFAASGRWVETDHAMADGSTLTVVSAYVHSGEVGTVRQDDKYRFLEVMTERLPELAREADHVLVVGDLNVGHTELDIKNWKGNVKNAGFLPEERAYFDRFFGELGYKDVARELAGPVPGPYTWWSYRGKAFDTDAGWRIDYHMATPGLAARAVTAVVDRAESYDTRFSDHAPVVVDYQF; this is encoded by the coding sequence ATGACCCGCCCCGAGAACTGCCTGCGCGTCGCCACCGTCAACGTCAACGGCATCCGCGCCGCCTACAAGCGCGGCATGGCCGACTGGCTCGCGCAGCGCGACGTCGACATCCTGTGCCTGCAGGAGGTCCGGGCCCCCGACGGGATCGTGCGCGGCCTGCTCGACGAGCAGGTCTGGGACGTCCACCACGCCGAGGCCGAGGACAAGGGCCGCGCCGGGGTGGCCACCGCCACCCGCCGCGACGCCCGCGGGGGCGCGCTGGTGCCGACCGCCCGGCGCGGGTCCATCGGCGTCGAGCACTTCGCCGCCTCCGGCCGCTGGGTCGAGACCGACCACGCCATGGCCGACGGCTCGACCCTCACCGTGGTCTCCGCCTACGTCCACTCCGGGGAGGTCGGCACCGTCCGCCAGGACGACAAGTACCGCTTCCTCGAGGTCATGACCGAGCGGCTGCCCGAGCTCGCCCGCGAGGCCGACCACGTGCTCGTCGTCGGGGACCTCAACGTCGGTCACACCGAGCTCGACATCAAGAACTGGAAGGGCAACGTCAAGAACGCCGGGTTCCTCCCCGAGGAGCGCGCCTACTTCGACCGCTTCTTCGGGGAGCTCGGCTACAAGGACGTCGCCCGCGAGCTCGCCGGGCCGGTGCCGGGCCCCTACACGTGGTGGTCCTACCGGGGAAAGGCCTTCGACACCGACGCCGGCTGGCGGATCGACTACCACATGGCCACCCCCGGGCTCGCCGCCCGCGCGGTCACGGCCGTCGTGGACCGTGCCGAGAGCTACGACACCCGCTTCTCCGACCACGCCCCCGTGGTCGTCGACTACCAGTTCTGA
- the trpS gene encoding tryptophan--tRNA ligase: protein MRTDPAPFDVPTPSGRPRVVSGVQPSADSLHLGNYVGAVRNWVRMQDENECVFFVADLHAVTVEQDPATLARRTRVTAAQYIAAGIDPERSTLLVQSHVPEHAQLAWALNCITGFGEASRMTQFKDKSAKQGADNATVGLFAYPVLMAADILVYQAHAVPVGEDQRQHLELTRNLAQRFNTRFGDTFVVPEPKILAETAKVYDLQQPTAKMSKSAASENGLIRLLDPAKKNAKKIKAAVTDDGTEIRFDREAKPGVSNLLTIYSALTGRPVDEIVAEYEGRMYGHLKVGLAEVVTEVLTPIQQRAQELLDDPAELDRILARGAEKGREVTAATLSTVYERMGFLPRLEHAGTPLG from the coding sequence GTGCGCACCGACCCCGCCCCGTTCGACGTCCCCACCCCCAGCGGCCGGCCCCGCGTGGTCTCGGGCGTCCAGCCCTCGGCGGACTCCCTGCACCTGGGCAACTACGTGGGGGCCGTGCGCAACTGGGTGCGGATGCAGGACGAGAACGAGTGCGTGTTCTTCGTCGCGGACCTGCACGCCGTGACGGTCGAGCAGGACCCCGCCACCCTGGCCCGGCGCACCCGGGTCACGGCCGCCCAGTACATCGCCGCCGGCATCGACCCCGAGCGCTCGACGCTGCTCGTGCAGTCCCACGTGCCCGAGCACGCGCAGCTCGCGTGGGCGCTGAACTGCATCACCGGCTTCGGCGAGGCCTCCCGGATGACCCAGTTCAAGGACAAGTCCGCGAAGCAGGGAGCCGACAACGCCACGGTCGGGCTCTTCGCCTACCCGGTGCTGATGGCCGCGGACATCCTCGTCTACCAGGCCCACGCGGTGCCGGTGGGGGAGGACCAGCGCCAGCACCTGGAGCTGACCCGCAACCTCGCCCAGCGCTTCAACACCCGCTTCGGCGACACCTTCGTGGTGCCCGAGCCGAAGATCCTCGCCGAGACCGCCAAGGTCTACGACCTGCAGCAGCCCACGGCGAAGATGTCGAAGTCGGCGGCGAGCGAGAACGGCCTGATCCGCCTGCTGGACCCGGCGAAGAAGAACGCGAAGAAGATCAAGGCGGCCGTCACCGACGACGGCACCGAGATCCGCTTCGACCGGGAGGCCAAGCCGGGCGTGTCCAACCTGCTCACGATCTACTCCGCGCTCACCGGCCGCCCCGTGGACGAGATCGTCGCCGAGTACGAGGGCCGGATGTACGGGCACCTGAAGGTCGGGCTCGCGGAGGTCGTCACCGAGGTGCTCACCCCCATCCAGCAGCGCGCCCAGGAGCTGCTCGACGACCCCGCCGAGCTGGACCGCATCCTCGCCCGGGGCGCGGAGAAGGGCCGGGAGGTCACCGCCGCGACGCTGTCGACGGTCTACGAGCGGATGGGCTTCCTGCCGCGCCTGGAGCACGCGGGGACGCCCCTGGGCTAG
- a CDS encoding 2'-5' RNA ligase family protein encodes MSRPQQSPTIRPGRVYAGVVIELPEPVGRELQDWRASFGDPASYAVPAHITLMIAPQDASWEDVVERVRTVAREWEPFRVEIDGTGTFRPVTPVVYLRIAEGAEQCRALHEALHGERLVSASPFAFHPHVTIAQAVEEEDLDRAQQMLRTYRAGFLVDRIGLYELDADGTWRTREEIPFANGGRGRA; translated from the coding sequence TTGAGCCGACCGCAGCAGTCACCGACCATCCGCCCGGGCCGGGTCTACGCCGGCGTGGTCATCGAGCTGCCCGAGCCCGTGGGGCGTGAGCTGCAGGACTGGCGCGCGTCCTTCGGCGACCCCGCCTCCTACGCGGTCCCCGCCCACATCACCCTCATGATCGCCCCCCAGGACGCCTCCTGGGAGGACGTGGTCGAGCGCGTGCGCACGGTGGCCCGCGAGTGGGAGCCCTTCCGGGTCGAGATCGACGGGACCGGCACGTTCCGCCCCGTCACCCCGGTCGTCTACCTGCGCATCGCCGAGGGCGCCGAGCAGTGCCGGGCGCTGCACGAGGCCCTGCACGGGGAGCGGCTGGTCTCCGCCTCGCCCTTCGCGTTCCACCCCCACGTCACCATCGCCCAGGCCGTCGAGGAGGAGGACCTCGACCGGGCCCAGCAGATGCTGCGCACCTACCGCGCCGGCTTCCTCGTGGACCGGATCGGCCTCTACGAGCTCGACGCCGACGGGACGTGGCGGACCCGCGAGGAGATCCCGTTCGCGAACGGCGGGCGCGGGCGGGCCTGA
- a CDS encoding YhjD/YihY/BrkB family envelope integrity protein, giving the protein MASTRARPRPGPAPPMPPRALDRHGLRVEALRRRALLREHRAAGAGPGALAGSVLAVVLAELFRRHPVRVGLHYLFHGGPLMAAGLSFVLIFASTALLVVGFSAIGVFLGNDPQVRGAVVAAVTARVPGLLDTGQGGIIPLRLLEDSRPFTLATVIGTGVLLFSGWRWVSGVRLAFRRLFEVPPAQGMPVAAVPRDLLGLGTLGVLLALSVVANGAASGFLGFVLDLTGELGWGSGPEWLRTGLTWALSTVVVIVLDALFALELVRGVAGLRLSRPALLATVAAAAAGNFALRVLGGTVIAGFTANPYLLSVALVVGVLVWFYLFSQVLLLSAALGAVVQADGHGGRVQPAGEPVELVVRPARVPQDPSA; this is encoded by the coding sequence GTGGCCAGCACCCGCGCCCGGCCGCGACCGGGGCCCGCCCCGCCGATGCCGCCGCGGGCCCTGGACCGCCACGGTCTGCGCGTGGAGGCCCTGCGCCGGCGGGCGCTGCTGCGCGAGCACCGCGCCGCCGGGGCCGGGCCGGGGGCCCTCGCCGGGTCCGTGCTGGCGGTGGTGCTGGCCGAGCTCTTCCGCCGCCACCCGGTCCGGGTGGGGCTGCACTACCTCTTCCACGGCGGTCCGCTGATGGCCGCGGGGCTGTCCTTCGTGCTGATCTTCGCCTCCACGGCGCTGCTCGTGGTCGGCTTCTCGGCGATCGGCGTGTTCCTCGGCAACGACCCCCAGGTGCGCGGGGCCGTGGTCGCCGCCGTCACCGCGCGGGTGCCCGGCCTGCTCGACACGGGGCAGGGCGGGATCATCCCCCTGCGCCTGCTCGAGGACTCCCGGCCCTTCACCCTGGCGACCGTCATCGGCACGGGCGTGCTCCTCTTCTCGGGCTGGCGCTGGGTCTCCGGGGTCCGGCTGGCCTTCCGGCGGCTCTTCGAGGTGCCCCCGGCGCAGGGGATGCCCGTGGCCGCCGTGCCGCGGGACCTGCTCGGGCTGGGCACGCTCGGGGTGCTGCTGGCGCTGTCGGTCGTGGCCAACGGCGCGGCCTCGGGGTTCCTGGGCTTCGTGCTGGACCTCACCGGCGAGCTCGGGTGGGGCAGCGGCCCGGAGTGGCTGCGCACGGGGCTGACGTGGGCGCTGTCCACCGTGGTCGTGATCGTGCTCGACGCCCTGTTCGCGCTCGAGCTCGTGCGCGGGGTCGCGGGGCTGCGCCTGTCCCGCCCGGCGCTGCTGGCGACCGTGGCCGCCGCCGCGGCCGGCAACTTCGCGCTGCGCGTGCTGGGCGGCACGGTGATCGCCGGGTTCACCGCCAACCCCTACCTGCTCTCGGTCGCCCTCGTGGTCGGGGTGCTCGTGTGGTTCTACCTCTTCAGCCAGGTGCTGCTGCTCTCCGCCGCCCTGGGGGCGGTCGTGCAGGCCGACGGGCACGGCGGGCGCGTCCAGCCCGCCGGGGAGCCGGTCGAGCTCGTCGTCCGGCCCGCGCGCGTCCCGCAGGACCCCTCCGCCTGA
- a CDS encoding succinate dehydrogenase iron-sulfur subunit, with amino-acid sequence MSTAQNPDRPEDGRTNDPQDRAPEHGHAPGHEQDDRAGYKTDADSPAVDARDAEGAGDGSDPAAAHAEAGAPAARTDVQEEEGRAEIPTFELTLQVRRYNPELSDEVRWDEFKLTMYGTDRVLDALHKVKWEIDGSLSFRRSCAHGVCGSDAMRINGQNRLACKVLLKDLDLSKPVTVEPIKGLPCEKDLIVDMEPFFQSYREIMPFLVAGGNEPTYERFQSQEDRARFDDTTKCILCAACTSSCPVFWTDGQYFGPAAIVNAHRFIFDSRDDAGDLRLEILNDKEGVWRCRTTFNCTEACPRGIQITKAIAEVKNAILSRSM; translated from the coding sequence ATGTCCACCGCACAGAACCCCGACCGGCCCGAGGACGGCCGCACGAACGATCCGCAGGACCGCGCTCCCGAGCACGGCCACGCCCCGGGGCACGAGCAGGACGACCGCGCCGGCTACAAGACCGACGCCGACTCCCCCGCCGTCGACGCCCGCGACGCCGAGGGCGCCGGGGACGGGTCCGACCCGGCCGCGGCCCACGCCGAGGCCGGCGCCCCCGCGGCCCGCACGGACGTGCAGGAGGAGGAGGGCCGGGCCGAGATCCCGACCTTCGAGCTCACCCTGCAGGTGCGCCGCTACAACCCGGAGCTCTCCGACGAGGTGCGCTGGGACGAGTTCAAGCTCACCATGTACGGCACCGACCGCGTGCTGGACGCCCTGCACAAGGTCAAGTGGGAGATCGACGGCTCGCTGTCCTTCCGCCGCTCCTGCGCCCACGGCGTGTGCGGCTCGGACGCGATGCGCATCAACGGCCAGAACCGGCTCGCCTGCAAGGTGCTGCTGAAGGACCTCGACCTGTCCAAGCCCGTCACCGTGGAGCCCATCAAGGGCCTGCCGTGCGAGAAGGACCTGATCGTGGACATGGAGCCGTTCTTCCAGTCCTACCGCGAGATCATGCCCTTCCTCGTGGCCGGCGGCAACGAGCCCACCTACGAGCGCTTCCAGTCCCAGGAGGACCGGGCCCGCTTCGACGACACCACCAAGTGCATCCTGTGCGCGGCGTGCACCTCCTCGTGCCCCGTGTTCTGGACGGACGGGCAGTACTTCGGCCCGGCGGCGATCGTCAACGCCCACCGGTTCATCTTCGACTCCCGCGACGACGCCGGGGACCTGCGCCTGGAGATCCTCAACGACAAGGAGGGCGTCTGGCGCTGCCGCACGACCTTCAACTGCACCGAGGCCTGCCCCCGCGGGATCCAGATCACGAAGGCCATCGCCGAGGTGAAGAACGCGATCCTCTCCCGCTCCATGTGA